Part of the Maniola jurtina chromosome 22, ilManJurt1.1, whole genome shotgun sequence genome is shown below.
gtaaagtcgtttaggtctgatgaactcattatttccgacgctctaaaagttcttggtttattatggacacaacattacaaggggtcctaccgctatacgatacacgtgccactttaaagaaattgttttaaaatgtaatctttagaaagatccgaaggaaaaatagggtagagtttttaGGACCCTTTAGTTCAGTTACAAGCTGAGTCCAtatgaaacagacagacaaacagactaaAACGGATGAGTTCGCAACTAGTCGGGCTAGGTCGACTAGTTAATTACTTGTTTGCTAAATTGCTTTAATGATTTAAACTACTATACAATAATGATTTAAACTACTATAGAACAATAGAATAATCGATAAATATACGTTATAGTACCTAATAATCATGCGTCACCATTGCCAACGCTCCGTGGTTTGGATCATCAACATCTAGAAATGCCAAAAGTGATTGAAgaaatccatactccatacttacacataatgcgaaagtgtgtctgtctgtctgtctgcctgctaccttttcacggcccaacagtttaaccgattctgacgaaatttggtacagggttaacttatatcccggggacggacataggcttttttatcccggaaaatcaaagagttcccacgggatttccaaaaacccatccgtttaaccgatttgtaataaatttggtgccgaggtagcttgcgtccctctaattgacataagcaactttttatcagctaggcattgtagctcctagactaatgaaccgattttaatttagtttttttgtttgaaaggtggcttgatcgagagttttcttagctatattcttctcggtaggaacggcattccgaaccagtggtaaattatttgacgattcaaaagcacttgtaaaagtttatttgaataaaaatctattctattctattataatccaagaaaatcggttaagccgtttgaaagttatcagcttttttcttattactgtaatcttcacttgtcgggggtttataaatttttaatttacacttgtgtcgaTTGATTGCAACTACTGcaatcaaaaaaatatgtttcagatTTGCAGGCGTTTTCAACTGTCCATTAATATGGTTATCTACAGTAGATCCACATTGGATGGTATTACAATTAGTGGACGAGATGCCCAACCCAGCGTACACAGTGGACATCTTATCTGACAGCATTGCTCCCTTGACGTTTAAACAACGTGCAATTCAGCTGGGCTTACAAATTATGGGCAAGCTTCTTAAAATACTGTAAGTAATTTTAGAACTTTAGTAGTTGCATccataatcaatcaatcaatcaatcaatcaatcagcctgtttgtgtccactgctggacataggccttcccaagagcgccaccacacacgatcctccaccttcctcatccacccacttcccgctatcttcttaaggtcgtcaggaAGAGTCCGTCCatcgggtcggaggtcgtcccacactacgcttgctccATCCATAAACCATATCCATATAATTAGTATGAAGAttgattacctacctatattataaatgcgaaagtgtttttgtttgtagaTTTATTAGTTTGTTCGTGTGACCTTCAATGaggtcgcaacggagcaacgaatcaacgtgattttttgtgtGGTTATAGTTAaggacttggagagtgacataagctactttttatcccggaaatcaaagaggtcccacgggatttccaaaaactaaatccacgcgaacgatgtcgcgggcatcagctagttaaattataactCATTTGTTGgattgtatattattatcaaacagATATAGATCATCAAGAAGCAAAGGCTTCGACTCGCCTCAAAAAATTCTTGTTTGAAATATTCCATCCAGTATGTATAGTACAAAATAGAGATCATTGATTTCTACTTCCtacggtattaaaaaaaataccaagcCGCAAGTACTAATATTGTACAAAAgttaatcaattttattatattttccttGTTTACTACAGCTGGGTATCTGGCCTTGAACACGAACTGTATGACGAATATTTTGTTCCGGCTATTCGTCACAGATACAGTTCTGTCCCGTCTTTTGAGACGCTAAGGTATAATGCTTCTTTGATTCTAAGCAACTCTCACGTGTCGACGGGTAGTCCTATACGATTGCCACCTAACGTGATTCCTATAGGAGGATTTCATATCAAGCATGATGTAAAACCTTTGCCTGAGGTACGTCTAAACTTCACttactttttacttatttactatCACTTTCACTTATTTTCATTATCGACATCAACTGAATAGATGTCAACTGTAGGTCTCTTTTAAGGATTAATCCTataaggacttccacacgccacggtcttgcactgcctaaatctagcggctccctacgactcgtttgatatcatcTGCCCAACTAGTAGGCGATCTGACAACGCTGCCAACGCCAATTTTCCGATACTAGCACCTTTGGACTCCAAATTCTAttgatttttcgaactatgtgtaCTGATTATTGCCACTTcttttttcaatcaatcaatcaatcaatcaatcaatcaatttatttatttgctgatacttcagcttcgcaacccattgaaCCATATCGATTACCAAAATtaccaagcatagctctctcaaTTACTCGCCGGCGAAAAGTTGATTTTTCATCGttaaattttcttttactaGTTTTGACATTCTTTGCATAgttccaatttttttctttttctcacTAATCGAACGATTGAAAaatccaaattaaatttaaattttaacaatatatttttctatttcagAATCTGCAGAAACTTATGGATAAATCGCAGCATGGAGTTGTTTACTTTAGTATGGGTTCGAATTTACGAAGCAAACATTTCCCTGATGTAATCAAACAAGATTTGTTAAAAATGTTTAGTAAATTCAAGCAGACAGTAATATGGAAATTTGAAGAAGACTTGCCTAATACGCCTAGCAATGTCCATATTGTGCAATGGGCACCACAACAAAGTATTCTGGGTAAATACGGAATCTAATTTTTGCACGAAATATCGACTAACCTTTATCCTTTCAAATACTAAGCATGTTGAACCgactcaaaaataaaattatcgaaAACATATCTGGTTAATAGACAAGATAGAAAATGTTGATAAGGTCAAAGATGGATCGCGCctgctaaaaatatatttaatacatagatttttttataaaaatagtgagcaaacgagcaggtaggtcacctggtgttaagtgattaccgccgtttatgaacatttgcagcaccagagttaccggcaatgcgttgccggcctagCACCAGAggtataaaaattcaaaacttgTAAGATCAGGGAATGAcagccaataaaataaaatggaagtGTTTAATGATGGTAATAATCACGGAAGTGGTAATAAGCTGCTTATTAATAAGTTCTTAtagaattaaaaagtttttactaaatataaacttttacaaagtgcTTCTGAAGCGTCTAGTGAATCTACTACTGTTTCAAAATAATCAGTTTGGAAAGAAGAACTTGTCAAAAAATGTCTAAGAGTTAGTAAAAACACTTCTATTGGACATCAAAgctaaaataatagaaataatataataggaaAAATTAAGctaagatttttaataatagtattttttaCAGCACATAAGAACTGTATCGTATTCATCACACATGGAGGTCTACTCTCGACCACGGAGTCGATGCATTTTGGAGTACCAACTATTGGAATACCAGTTTTCGGCGATCAATATGTAAACGTACAGAGAGCTGTTAAAAAGGGCTACGCTCAAAAAGTAGATTTATCTTATTCGATGGCTGCAGATTTGGAAAAAGCTATTCAAAATTTACTTGATAATCCAAAGTAAGTTTCATCAAATTACTTTAAGCTTTGATTTAGTTCAATAGCGTTATATTGAAATTCATTAGTGATTGTTCAAAGTTTACCTTCTAAGTTGAATTCGATATAAGATaaacataaaacattttttttaaatcataatattttgagtATTTGGAAATGTTTTAACCcccaatccaaaaagaggggtgttataagtttgatgtgtgtatctgtgtatctgtctgtggcaccgtaacgcctaaactaatgaaccaattttaatttaattttgtttttgtttgaaaggtggcttgatcgagagtgttcttagctataatccaagaaaatcggttcagccgtttgaaagttatcagctcttttctagttactggtgttatacatttttaatttacacttgtggtgaAAGTGATCACCCTTGTATAACCCCAAACTTTGTTTCTAGATACGCAACGAGAGTCAAGGAATTGTCACAGATATACCACGACAGACCCGTGCTACCTGCTAAATCACTAGTTCACTGGGTTGAACACGTTGTGAAGACTAGAGGAGCACTACATCTACGCTCTCCAGCATTTTTGGTACCCTGGTACCAGAAGCTCTACTTGGATCTTATTTTAGTTGTACTAGTCATTATTTTAGCTTTAAAATATGCTTTTAGATACATTATGAATCGCTTATTTAcaaaaagaaaggaaaaagctaattaggtattttaattcaaaaagtTAGATAAGTACATATTTGATTATAAGCTATATAACTAGAGTGatacataatatagtataatGTATAACATAATTAGAGTaagaataaaattttgtaatagTCTATGAATATGTGAAAACGAATAAACAAAGACAAATGACATActtattagattttattttaattatttcttacaAACTGCGCACGAGCATACTATGCCGCTGTACATTCTATGTAAACAGTAACTATACTTCAGTGATGTCAACAAGGTAAACACATCCACTTAACCAACAAAGCAAGTCAAGGACGCATTTAACGCATGGGTGGatttcaaaatcggtcaaaaCATCATGGTTTCGtgtataaaactatttttaccctcgggggttaaaaatagttagtaaaaatagtcaaaaagaggggtgttataagtttgacgtgtgtatctgtgcatctgtgtatctgtctgtggcatcgtagctcctaaacgaatgaaccgatttcaatttagtttttttgtttgaaaggtggcttgatcgagagtgttcttagctataatcgaagaaaatcggttcagacgtttgaaagttatcagctcttttctagttttcttgtagagatttttgtgtcgtggtttttttaaattttgtgttataCTTGTTGGCTTACAATTTATAAGTTAAAGGTCCTTTTATCCAAATTTCAGCAAAGTCTTAAAGTCCatagttttgttaataaaaaaaatatacctactgagaAGAATGATCAGCAATGTCACCGCCATCCAGGAAGAATACATTCTCGGGCGCCGTTTCACTGACAAACAGCTGTTGGGCTTTTTAGATTTTACCTCTCTAGCTCAAATAGGGCGCGTTTGCTGCccaaaaccagtgagcaaaagtcgtttttgctcacccagtgagaaaaagtgttttgaatttagaacgcCTTGGATTGGCATTTCTTCAATTCATCGTCTCAAGAAACGTTTGGAAATgttgtgtataaaaatattgcatatCCCATACATTTTAAATcgacaatttttttaacaaatagcctttgtgttaatctatctccattccaaatttcggccaaatccgtacggtagtttttgcgtgaaagagtaacaaacatacacacaaactttcacctttataatataagtgtgaagtgtgatagagaGTCGGGGCATTGAATCAAATTATATCgacctaaataattattatgatagtaCAATATATCAAAATTGCTGCTACATAGCTcgtggccgcgacttcgtccgcgtggatttaggtttctgaaattcccatgggaactctttgagtttccggaataaaaagtaactaccatacccatgcaaaaaattatattgttcCGTTTATCCTTgagatgtgattgaaggacaaatcaacaaactaaTAGGCCACTAAACAATCACTTTTGCACTTATAGGTAGTGATAGCCACATCACCATTACTGCGCGTTTTTTTGTTGCTGTAACTACCTAGGTAATTGTTTTTGTTTAGATAAGTATTAGAATCAGATAAGTTTTATTACCATCATCGTTACTAAGTAACATTGTACTGTCTGCCTTTTgtataaagcttttttttttatttgtaccagaaagttgtaaaaataaaaataataagaaagaaaaagtggacagggaagcacttttctctataagagatctctctctaccagtgacccttggcagtgcgggaggttgtaaagggagtagaataggtacagccaagatagacaataataattatgaaaaaaaaggcttagtagatattatgttataatatataatatacaagtatttatatattaaaataggcttacaaaaacatacatactttaatacataaatatatacttatagtaataaatatatacatattttacttttaataaagcTTATTTCACTATGggatatcacacttcacacttaatattataaaggagaaagtttgtatgtgtgtgtgtgtgtgtttgtatgcttgttactccttcacgcaaaaactactggatggatttggctgaaattcagaatggagatagattgtaccctggattagcacataggatactttttatcccggaaaatcaaagagttcccacgggaattttaaaaaacctacatccacgcgaacgaagtggcgggtatcagctagtaaattatttCCATTACCTTCGTGGTTACAGTATCCTATACAATAAACTAGGTATAATACTATAATTATATCTAATTCTTCGCAGTCGCAACTGCGTCTTAgttgaatattttataatacaacGTGCAAACATCAAACCCTATGTAGACATTTTTACAGTGGGTGGGCAGAGAAAAGCGTTTTTATCTAAATCCTAAATCTAATCTAGGTATTTGATAGCTCATGAAATAGTGACTTATCATTTATCATCTTGATATTCACTATCATTTGCTgtacatatgatataatatactatatgaaatgataataattgataatagGACATAAGGTGTGTGATTGTGTTAATGTAATGTCatatagtaaataaatgaaagagcataaatataagtaggtagcttGTTCTTGGTgagtatttcattatttatttgatatcagaatgtaaaacaaataataaagttaaacTCGCAAATAGacaaattttataaaacttaatttCAAATATATTCAACTGAGAATATAGTAATAGTAGCAGCAAGAAATGGCTGAAATCGgtaagcggcgcaagtatgcctctcttatctagagttacatttttgtttcgTTTGCTGTGGAGACCATGGAGTCTTAATGCTAAAAAAATTCTGCTAGACATTTCACCACGGTCAGTAGCCTGATCTGGTGACAGAGGGGcaggctcattttttgcgcaaagtaCCCACccggctgtccagcgcggaaatgcagcctgtatacttggcaccattccacgcgagcATGACTTGTTCAGTTTgatttgattataatatttttaaccccgaccctaaaagaggggtgttacaagtttgacatgtgtatctgtatatctgtgtatctctttatctatgtatctgtctgtggcattgtagttcctaaaataatgatccgattttaatttagtttttttcgtttgaaaagtgacttgatcgagagcgttcttagctataatccaagaaaatcggttcagccgtttgaaagttatcagctcttttctagttactgtaaccttcacttgttgggggtgttataaatcgACGGTCCCTACGTACATAAAGACATGTCAAAAACCGAGGTTTACAGGAGAGCGTTATTTATGTTCAAACCGCTCTAGAAATAATTCTAtgtacaattataattattatttttctaaaatgttttattagctTTAGGAACTTTATAATGGTATTTctacatattttctttttttatattttcttggaaAAACTGATAGATGACTGTTTCTAcgctgatattaaaataaaagcatgTCAGACATGTCTAAGATACCTTTTTATACGcaggaaagaagaaaacagttaataaaatttacaaaCATGTAGGACATGACTTCATATACTTCGATAACAATAAAATCTTTGTtttctttgtaataattatttaggaaatcatattttaaacaagcatgtaacattacaattatttgtgaaataattatattttcatgaCTATATTAAGACATAAGTGGATATGTCTGATATGACCGCTTTTACACTGATATTCTACTGGTCTAGgttagaaaaacaataaaaatattgatttatatcGGTTTTGTATTTCATTGAGCTAGTAATGGGGACCCGTCTTGTTGGGGAACTCCCGCCGTGAATGACGTTATGTCAGACAAGGCCGCGTCCGCACCGAGTGGCGCGCATTTTAAAACACCGTACAAAACGATACGTATAGATATCCGCATCTACGACACTTATTCgttgtaaatataatacttGTTCTCATATACGATTTATAAATGACGTTAAAtacgtaatattaaaaaaaaatatatatacaggTATGTGCATAAGGAAAATCTAAAGCCAattgtgcaataaaaaaaaaatgatattttcgACATGTCCTTATGTACGTAGGGACCgtcgaaatttttaatttaggtacacttggcaattttaaaaaaaatagaacaaattCAATAAAGTTTTCCTATTGCAGAAAATGTTGAAGAAGATGCAGTGCTTGATGTTAATTCTAGCTACACTATGTGAAGTAAATGCCTACAGATATCTGTTAGTAAGTCCAATACCGGGTAAAAGCCATGCAATTTTGGGAGAAGCACTGGTTGAAAATCTAGTTAATGCTGGACACGAGGTAAATAACTTGCTTCTATTGGTCATTGCGTACGCTCTAGCTAGCAAACTAGAGGCGAGTGTGAGAAACGCAACTTATTGACTGGGACTGGCCAGCGCGATtatcgtcgtcttagagtgaaaacctcgggaacgcatttttgctcaaatttattttattgcgtttctaggaagaaaacctcgcaacgcacatcctgatctgactaatttgttcattcgatactcgtaacgccatctatgacattaaatgaggaactcgtaaatactcgcttctgttagttacagcacgcagtttcttcttcctcctgaaaagttacttcttttacacttacgaggttttcactctaagccgtcgtTATAGAGATAGCTCTTATTTTGGGAAGGAATCTTGAATCTAACTCACAATAGTGAAACGAGCGCACGAGTGTGGCAATGTAACACTCTTTGGCATTGGCTGGGCAGTGTGTCTTTATGAGAGAAAGGGAACGAGACAGAGTACAGTATGAGATAGAAAATGCAACAGTCTGCGCGTTCTATAAAAAATGGCTCTTTTCTTTCAGGTATCCCAACACCTCACGGTTTTTTGTGTTGATTTACTTAATCATTTTACAGGTAACATATATAACATCATTTATCCCAGACAAATTACACTCACGAGTTACTATTGTTGATGTTAGTGAAAATATCAAGCGTCTTCCTGAAggtatgataaaaatattattatctttaattttttaatcctGGTTTTATGTGTGAGTTGCCGATTTTCCTTATAGGTCATTCAATGTACTGAAAAATATGGATCTATAAAATATAGTACATGAACTGCAGATGATAAATTTTAATACCGATTTATATATTTCAGAGGAATCATTTAACATAACAGCAATTATGGATGGCAAAAACAAGATCAGTTCTATTGCTTTTTTGGCATCATTGATGATGAATATCAGCAAAGATACAATAGAGAACCCGAATGTACAAAAGTTAATCACTGATAGAACTCAAACGTTTGATGCTGTGATTTCGGAATGGATGTTCAATGAGGTCTATGCTGGGTAAATATCTGCATCATTAAAAAATCGTTATTAAGGTTCAATATAAACCAAGGGCAACCATACAGGAGGTATAGAAATTTCACTATTCAAAATACGTATTTCcaagacaaacttaatttactAATGCTTAAATAATAGCTTTTATCTAGGAAACTTTATATACGTGTAGAAGGTAAAACACACCCTGATAAAGCCGACGTTGCTGTATCTGACAGGAGCCAGTATTGGAAGGGAGCTGTTGGAAATGATGATCACACTATTGATCGATAACTGTCAAATGAATTGCAGAGACTGCAAGAGACCTGCACAGTTCCCTGTAAAGTGAAACTAATTATTTCCAAAAATGAGAAGAAAGAAATCATTACCCTTATTATGAAtacgaaattgtgtttgtttgctggtttgttggtttattggtttttggtttgtccttcaatcagacCGCAACCGCATCGACGCAAATTTTTTGTAATGGTATAGTAAAAATTTAGAGAGTGACAAAggttgctttttatcccggaaaatcaaagagttcccacgagattttcaaaaacataaatccacgcggacgaagtcacggataTCAGCTAATgttatacatacataggtatagtCCATCTATAATAATGAAAATGCTAAATGTGTCTGTCAACTTTTCGAGACAAACATAAAAGAAATCGTttcatctcagaaaatcaagagttcacacaaaattaaaaacctaaagccaagcgaatgaaatcgcgagcatcagATCAGCtaattaatacctacataaatgatgtttttacccgactgtggcaaagccaaaaagaaggatAATGAtattagcagtctatgtatgtatgtattttaaactttatcttgttgtgtTTCAGATTTGCTGGCATTTTTAACTGTCCTTTCATCTGGTTCTCGTCAATAGAACCTCATTGGGTGCTATTGGAGTTAGTTGATGAGATGCCCAACCCTGCGTATACAGCTACAGTGTCATCTAATAGAATCCCCCCTTTGACGTTTGAGGAACGAGTCACTGAATTGTATTCCCAAATTGTGGGAAGGCTTATGAAAACTTTGTAAGTAATTCAATGTGACTTCAAATCATAATTGGATCCAGCTATGCCAAAATGTACCAAGTCACCTCTCATTGATTTCGAAAACATTAcgtttctttatttataaaggGCACACGCTTATCTAcagtcacacctgatggaaagtgatgttTTGGTCTAAGATGGTATGCGTTCAACTATAAGACCCTATACAGATATAATACCGAGGTATAAATTAGGCAGCAGGTATCAATACCATGTATTTCGTCTAGAATATGTTGCtacttttgtaaaattttggctgtaataaacaatttatttatgtatttattaatttaggaTTTCTTAATAGTTGAGAGCTcttaaacaaattttttatcaATGTGTGTGTTGGTATGTTTTGGCATAATTGGATccaatttaacagggctctctccgacactcgtttcatacaatcgtagttccaatttcatttgaatattaagcaaccaaagtccatgaaattttgcagacaaatt
Proteins encoded:
- the LOC123876964 gene encoding UDP-glucosyltransferase 2-like, with product MCNPALWCVLILASVYETNAYKLLVVSPLPGKSHAILGEGMAESLANAGHDVTYMTVYLPDKPIPRVTIVDLSENLKYFPTDGALNIANVLDNTSSGSNFFAFVPILMNMSRNTLNHPNVQKLMSDKSQQFDAVLAEWMFNEVYAGFAGVFNCPLIWLSTVDPHWMVLQLVDEMPNPAYTVDILSDSIAPLTFKQRAIQLGLQIMGKLLKILWVSGLEHELYDEYFVPAIRHRYSSVPSFETLRYNASLILSNSHVSTGSPIRLPPNVIPIGGFHIKHDVKPLPENLQKLMDKSQHGVVYFSMGSNLRSKHFPDVIKQDLLKMFSKFKQTVIWKFEEDLPNTPSNVHIVQWAPQQSILAHKNCIVFITHGGLLSTTESMHFGVPTIGIPVFGDQYVNVQRAVKKGYAQKVDLSYSMAADLEKAIQNLLDNPKYATRVKELSQIYHDRPVLPAKSLVHWVEHVVKTRGALHLRSPAFLVPWYQKLYLDLILVVLVIILALKYAFRYIMNRLFTKRKEKAN